In Ascaphus truei isolate aAscTru1 chromosome 7, aAscTru1.hap1, whole genome shotgun sequence, one genomic interval encodes:
- the LOC142498878 gene encoding lysozyme C-like, translated as MKVILCLALLTCMIFGTQGKTYTRCELNKIFKDTGLDRYKGHSAAEWICTIEHESSYKTTAINDNGSSRDYGIFQINSRYWCNDGKTAGSKNACQKSCSSFLNDDILDDIECVKKVVSDPKGMSAWVAWEKYCKGKDLSQYTKGC; from the exons ATGAAGGTGATCCTGTGTCTTGCTCTCCTTACCTGTATGATCTTTGGGACTCAAGGAAAAACGTATACTCGGTGCGAGCTGAACAAGATTTTCAAAGACACTGGGTTGGATAGATATAAAGGGCATAGCGCTGCTGAAT GGATATGCACCATAGAGCATGAAAGTAGCTACAAAACCACAGCAATAAATGACAACGGTTCAAGTCGGGATTATGGAATCTTTCAGATCAACAGCAGATATTGGTGCAATGACGGGAAGACTGCAGGGAGTAAAAATGCATGTCAAAAAAGTTGTAGCA GTTTTCTGAACGATGACATCCTTGATGATATTGAATGTGTTAAGAAAGTGGTGAGCGACCCCAAAGGCATGTCAGCATG GGTTGCCTGGGAAAAGTATTGCAAAGGAAAGGATTTAAGTCAATATACTAAAGGATGCTGA